One Campylobacter concisus DNA segment encodes these proteins:
- a CDS encoding D-TA family PLP-dependent enzyme: MKITEIDTPALLIDKDIVLKNLEKMQKYADKFNVSLRPHTKTHKMPYFAKMQVAHGAKGVTVAKVGEAEVMAKEGLSDIFIANEIVTRQKFARIIALLKSGAKVSFGVDNVGVLRLIDEVFGEAGEIARLLVEIEVGENRSGVIEEDDFRALMSAFKECKNVEFCGVFSHEGHSYKAKDKRECEQIFKVATMRTLKFADIAREFGYENFTVSIGSTPSLINDFEIPKGVTELRPGTYIFMDASQANAYGSFDMNAASVLSVVISRPTATRTILDAGAKALTKERRSEGFCTTPGMGLIAEHEVWIDSLFDEHAIILNEKFAKSVRVGDLVRIYPNHICPVVNLYDYAYLVSGDEVCEKVPVLARGKIE; the protein is encoded by the coding sequence ATGAAAATCACCGAAATAGACACTCCAGCACTGCTCATAGATAAAGATATAGTGTTAAAAAACTTAGAAAAAATGCAAAAATATGCTGATAAATTTAATGTAAGCTTAAGACCACATACCAAAACACATAAGATGCCATACTTTGCGAAAATGCAAGTGGCTCACGGCGCAAAGGGCGTTACGGTGGCAAAGGTAGGCGAGGCTGAAGTGATGGCAAAAGAGGGGTTAAGCGACATTTTCATCGCAAATGAGATCGTTACAAGGCAGAAATTTGCTCGCATTATAGCTCTCTTAAAATCTGGCGCAAAAGTGAGCTTTGGCGTCGATAACGTGGGCGTTTTAAGGCTCATTGATGAGGTCTTTGGCGAGGCTGGTGAGATAGCTAGGCTACTTGTCGAGATAGAAGTTGGCGAAAACCGCTCAGGCGTCATAGAAGAGGACGATTTTAGAGCTTTGATGAGTGCTTTTAAAGAGTGCAAAAACGTGGAATTTTGCGGCGTTTTCTCGCATGAGGGCCACTCGTACAAGGCAAAAGATAAGCGTGAATGCGAGCAAATTTTTAAAGTGGCAACCATGAGAACGCTAAAATTTGCTGATATCGCGCGCGAGTTTGGATATGAAAATTTTACTGTTAGCATAGGCTCGACGCCATCACTCATAAACGACTTTGAGATACCAAAAGGCGTCACCGAGCTGCGCCCTGGCACATATATATTTATGGATGCGTCGCAGGCAAATGCTTATGGTAGCTTTGATATGAACGCTGCTAGCGTGCTTAGCGTCGTGATCTCAAGGCCGACTGCGACCCGCACGATCCTTGATGCTGGGGCAAAGGCTCTAACAAAAGAGAGGCGCAGTGAGGGCTTTTGCACGACGCCTGGCATGGGGCTCATCGCAGAGCATGAAGTGTGGATAGATAGCCTGTTTGACGAGCATGCGATCATCTTAAACGAGAAATTTGCAAAAAGTGTGCGCGTGGGCGATCTCGTGCGCATATATCCAAATCACATCTGCCCGGTGGTAAATTTGTACGACTACGCCTATCTTGTAAGCGGCGATGAGGTCTGCGAAAAGGTGCCAGTTTTAGCAAGAGGTAAGATAGAGTAA
- a CDS encoding phosphatidate cytidylyltransferase yields MSSRIITGVLMFVAILVVFFIDNYILNFILLGAVLYFAFNESLKLYGIDHKQLVYAALAFYVLTYFTNPIFIAILAIMLVASILAHIKSENLKLVAPFVYPTTPIFMMWMLYSEYGMGYLAWLILSVVASDSGAFFVGKAFGKHPFSPSSPNKTIEGAVGGVVVGTIIGCVVGNFVTEGFFQILFSSFLVCVFAVWGDLFESYLKRLCGVKDSGTLFPGHGGMLDRIDGYLFGVVALLWSLSW; encoded by the coding sequence ATGTCTTCACGCATTATCACTGGCGTTTTGATGTTTGTTGCTATTTTGGTAGTTTTTTTTATAGATAATTATATTTTAAATTTTATTTTGCTTGGCGCTGTGCTTTACTTTGCCTTTAATGAGTCGCTCAAGCTTTATGGCATCGATCACAAACAGCTAGTTTATGCAGCGCTCGCATTTTACGTGCTTACATATTTTACAAATCCGATCTTCATCGCGATCCTTGCGATCATGCTAGTGGCATCTATCCTTGCGCACATAAAAAGCGAAAATTTAAAGCTAGTTGCACCTTTTGTCTATCCAACAACTCCTATTTTTATGATGTGGATGCTCTACTCGGAGTATGGCATGGGCTATCTTGCGTGGCTTATCTTAAGCGTAGTTGCAAGCGATAGTGGCGCATTTTTCGTTGGCAAAGCCTTTGGCAAGCACCCATTTAGCCCAAGCTCACCAAACAAAACCATCGAAGGTGCAGTTGGCGGCGTGGTAGTGGGCACCATAATTGGCTGCGTCGTTGGAAATTTCGTAACAGAAGGCTTTTTTCAAATTCTATTTTCAAGCTTCTTGGTTTGCGTCTTTGCGGTCTGGGGAGATCTCTTTGAGAGCTATCTAAAAAGACTTTGCGGAGTCAAAGACAGCGGCACGCTTTTTCCAGGACACGGCGGTATGCTTGATAGGATAGATGGCTATTTATTTGGCGTTGTTGCGCTACTTTGGTCGCTATCGTGGTAA
- the dxr gene encoding 1-deoxy-D-xylulose-5-phosphate reductoisomerase produces MVAIVVILGSTGSIGKNTLALCEKFDISVEALSCAKNVALLNEQILKFKPKFVCVGDEKLVKNVKNIEPRNIFFGEAGLLEMLEISSSKKVINALVGFAGLAPSLKTQALGKRLALANKESLVVGGKFLKTREILPIDSEHFGLKFLLENKTPAKKLIITASGGAFYKKPIKFLKDATPSDALKHPNWDMGAKITIDSATMTNKLFEVMEAYWLYGIKDIEAVIEPTSAIHAVVEFIDGSSTMHLSRTDMKLAISHAIFEKVEQNIVSHANLLDLKNIKFQRISLKKYPVFSLKDEVLASPDLGVVINAANEVGVFSFLEKKCSFLDISRLILGSSKKFKDIKISSIDEIYEVDKEVREYAKRMLNAKV; encoded by the coding sequence TTGGTCGCTATCGTGGTAATACTTGGCTCCACTGGCTCGATCGGCAAAAATACTCTAGCGCTCTGCGAGAAATTTGACATTAGCGTCGAGGCACTAAGCTGCGCTAAAAACGTAGCTTTGCTAAATGAGCAAATTTTAAAATTTAAGCCAAAATTTGTCTGTGTGGGCGACGAAAAGCTAGTTAAAAATGTAAAAAATATTGAGCCAAGAAATATCTTTTTTGGCGAGGCTGGACTGCTTGAGATGCTTGAAATTTCAAGCTCAAAAAAGGTGATAAATGCTCTTGTTGGCTTTGCTGGGCTTGCTCCTAGTCTAAAGACACAAGCGCTTGGCAAAAGGCTCGCCCTTGCAAACAAAGAGAGCCTTGTTGTTGGCGGTAAATTTCTAAAAACAAGAGAAATTTTGCCAATAGACAGCGAGCATTTTGGGCTTAAATTTCTACTAGAAAACAAAACTCCAGCCAAAAAACTCATCATCACAGCAAGCGGTGGGGCATTTTATAAAAAACCGATCAAATTTCTAAAAGATGCCACGCCAAGCGACGCTCTAAAACATCCAAACTGGGATATGGGCGCAAAGATAACGATTGACAGCGCGACGATGACAAACAAGCTTTTTGAGGTGATGGAGGCCTACTGGCTTTACGGCATAAAAGATATTGAGGCCGTGATAGAGCCAACCTCAGCCATCCACGCCGTAGTTGAGTTTATCGATGGCTCAAGCACTATGCATCTCTCACGCACAGATATGAAGCTGGCCATTTCGCATGCTATCTTTGAAAAAGTTGAGCAAAATATCGTTTCACACGCAAATTTACTTGATCTAAAAAATATCAAATTTCAGAGGATCAGCCTTAAAAAATATCCAGTCTTTTCTCTAAAAGATGAAGTCTTAGCTAGTCCTGATCTAGGTGTCGTCATAAACGCTGCAAACGAGGTTGGAGTATTTAGCTTTTTAGAGAAAAAGTGCTCATTTTTAGATATATCAAGGCTCATTTTGGGCTCATCTAAAAAATTTAAAGATATAAAAATTTCAAGCATAGATGAAATTTATGAAGTTGATAAAGAGGTTAGAGAATACGCAAAAAGGATGCTAAATGCAAAGGTATGA